From Cydia splendana chromosome 12, ilCydSple1.2, whole genome shotgun sequence, a single genomic window includes:
- the LOC134795307 gene encoding tryptophan--tRNA ligase, mitochondrial — protein MELLKRSFMNCKRCLASRGIHQSGVAAVSSKSSKDSGGRWERRVVSGLQPTGTLHVGNYFGALRRCARLQQAGEDLTLFVADLHSLTTRHDANALREDTLELAALALASGVCPERGALFVQSAVPRHTELCWLLACLATMARLQALPQFREKSAKLRDVPLGLLLYPVLQAADVLVYRATHVPVGADQLQHLQVASALARQFAHRYGPAFPTPAPLLPDDGSDRIRNLRDPAKKMSKSDPEGKSRILLTDDDAAIALKLRKAVTDFTPEVTFDPENRLGVSNLVQLHCLSTGMTTNEAVEAAKGLTTAQYKGVVADALAKELRPVRARYLELRERPRLVRDILDRGAEKARRRADETYADVAARVGLIAPALPPHTLLDAAAAAE, from the exons ATGGAGCTATTAAAAAGAAGTTTCATGAATTGTAAACGGTGTTTAGCCTCCAGGGGGATACACCAGAGTGGCGTTGCGGCAGTTTCCAGCAAG AGTTCGAAAGACAGTGGCGGCCGCTGGGAGCGGCGCGTGGTGTCAGGGCTGCAGCCGACAGGCACACTTCACGTCGGCAACTACTTCGGAGCCCTGCGGCGCTGCGCGCGCCTACAGCAGGCTGGTGAAGACCTCACGCTGTTTGTGGCAGACCTGCATTCACTTACCACTCGAcat GACGCGAATGCGCTGCGTGAGGACACCCTGGAGTTAGcagcgttggcgttggcgtccGGCGTGTGTCCTGAGCGCGGCGCGCTGTTCGTACAATCCGCCGTGCCGCGACACACTGAGCTCTGCTGGCTTCTCGCCTGTCTCGCCACCATG GCGCGTTTACAAGCGCTACCACAATTTCGCGAGAAGTCAGCCAAGCTCCGCGACGTGCCGCTCGGCCTCCTCCTGTATCCAGTGCTGCAGGCGGCCGACGTGCTGGTGTACCGCGCCACGCACGTGCCGGTGGGCGCTGATCAGCTGCAGCACCTGCAGGTGGCGTCGGCGCTGGCGCGCCAGTTCGCGCACCGCTACGGGCCCGCGTTTCCAACGCCCGCTCCTTTATTGCCAG ATGACGGCAGCGACCGCATCCGCAACCTTCGCGATCCGGCCAAGAAAATGTCCAAATCGGACCCCGAGGGCAAATCCCGAATATTGCTGACAGATGATGACGCCGCCATCGCGCTCAAGCTTAGAAAAGCCGTCACTGATTTCACCCCGGAG GTGACGTTTGATCCGGAAAACCGGCTGGGCGTGTCGAATCTTGTGCAACTACACTGCTTGTCAACGGGCATGACAACTAACGAAGCAGTAGAGGCGGCAAAAGGACTCACGACGGCGCAATAcaag GGCGTGGTAGCCGACGCGCTAGCTAAGGAACTCCGGCCCGTGCGCGCACGCTATTTAGAACTACGAGAACGACCGCGCCTAGTCCGCGACATCTTAGACCGCGGCGCCGAGAaggcgcggcggcgcgccgaCGAGACCTACGCCGACGTGGCCGCGCGCGTTGGATTAATCGCGCCGGCGTTGCCGCCTCACACCTTGCttgacgccgccgccgccgccgaatAG
- the LOC134795759 gene encoding reticulon-4-interacting protein 1, mitochondrial, translating into MAARAAAEARAGAARMAAWRAHSYAADEAGAAAALRLDAARRPVRRAPDELLVRVQASSINPIDLAMIRGYGSRVLNAWRALEGSEGLEFPLTPGRDFVGTVVGAAPGSALAPGARVWGVLPPHRVGAHADYVLAKSSWVSPAPENLDDLQAGGALYGALTACAALRVAGLAPGGEGGKRVLVLGLGGVGHPAVQLLVRDRHHVVVSCASEQADAARALGAEPLDRRQEDYADRLQQAAPFDVVIDCAGQGGAGAAQLPCTFGAYVTLTSPLLRRTDANGLLPGTVAAAADLIQQNLAVRDPVRWAFFSPRADDIELLRRRAERKQFSVAVEQVWSWRDAGAAYARAAQGHARGKLLLDFAAP; encoded by the exons ATGGCCGCACGAGCGGCAGCGGAGGCgcgcgcgggcgcggcgcgcaTGGCGGCGTGGCGGGCTCATTCTTACGCCGCGGACGAGGCGGGCGCGGCCGCCGCGCTGCGCCTCGACGCGGCGCGCCGCCCGGTGCGCCGCGCGCCTGATGAACTGCTTGTGCGAGTGCAAGCGTCTTCTATAAACCCTATTGATCTCGCCATGATCC GGGGTTACGGCTCGCGCGTGCTAAACGCCTGGCGAGCGCTGGAAGGAAGCGAAGGATTGGAGTTCCCGCTTACGCCGGGGCGTGACTTCGTGGGCACGGTGGTGGGCGCCGCGCCGGGCTCCGCACTCGCCCCGGGGGCCCGCGTGTGGGGCGTGCTGCCGCCGCACAGAGTAGGGGCGCACGCGGATTACGTGCTCGCGAAAAGTTCTTGG GTGAGCCCGGCACCAGAAAACCTAGACGACCTCCAAGCCGGCGGCGCTCTGTACGGAGCGCTAACCGCATGCGCGGCGCTGCGGGTGGCGGGGTTGGCGCCCGGCGGGGAGGGCGGGAAGCGGGTGCTGGTGCTGGGGCTGGGTGGCGTCGGACACCCGGCTGTGCAGCTGCTAGTGAGGGACAGACATCAT GTGGTGGTGAGCTGTGCCAGCGAGCAGGCAGATGCAGCGCGTGCGCTGGGGGCGGAGCCCCTCGACCGTCGCCAGGAAGATTATGCTGACCGTCTGCAACAGGCTGCCCC ATTCGACGTGGTAATAGACTGCGCAGGGCagggcggcgcgggcgccgcgCAGCTACCTTGTACGTTCGGCGCGTACGTCACACTGACGTCGCCTCTACTGCGCAGGACGGACGCCAACGGGCTGCTACCAGGCACCGTGGCGGCTGCGGCTGACCTCATACAGCAGAACTTAGCCGTCAGAGATCC CGTGCGCTGGGCGTTCTTCTCGCCGCGCGCGGACGACATCGAACTGTTACGCCGCCGTGCCGAACGGAAACAG TTCTCTGTGGCCGTGGAGCAAGTATGGAGCTGGCGCGACGCAGGCGCGGCGTACGCGCGCGCTGCGCAAGGGCATGCGCGCGGCAAGCTGCTGCTCGACTTTGCCGCGCCGTAA
- the LOC134795280 gene encoding TAR DNA-binding protein 43-like, with translation MSIEYVLVSEGEQDEPIELPTEEDGSLLLSTVAAQFAGASGLKYRDRVAGRLRGLRLVDQRLSPPPGGWAAHRYFCAFPRRASPEPRSEPEDPRPRCSDLIVLGLPWKTGEDAVREYFAAFGELLMVQVKRDAATGLSKGFGFIKFADYGAQLRALGRRHLIDGRWCDVRVPNSKEGGGGAPRKVFVGRCTEALSADDLREYFAAFGQVTDVFVPKPFRAFSFVTFLDPEVAQSLCGQDHIIKGVSVNISTASPKRERGRGTLLGWNVLPEPRVYNWVGEAWPPPPTQAPPLDSKPYLKYE, from the coding sequence ATGTCGATCGAGTACGTGCTGGTGAGCGAGGGCGAGCAGGACGAGCCCATCGAGTTACCGACCGAGGAGGACGGCTCGCTGCTGCTCAGCACCGTAGCGGCGCAGTTCGCGGGCGCCAGCGGGCTCAAGTATCGCGACCGTGTCGCCGGCCGCCTGCGCGGTCTACGGCTCGTGGACCAGCGGCTGTCGCCACCACCCGGCGGCTGGGCCGCACACCGCTACTTCTGCGCCTTCCCGCGCCGCGCCAGCCCCGAGCCGCGCTCCGAGCCCGAGGATCCACGGCCCCGCTGCTCCGACCTCATCGTGCTGGGGCTGCCATGGAAGACGGGCGAGGATGCGGTGCGCGAATACTTTGCCGCGTTTGGCGAGTTGCTGATGGTGCAGGTGAAACGCGACGCTGCCACGGGACTCAGCAAAGGCTTTGGCTTTATCAAGTTTGCGGATTATGGCGCGCAGCTGCGTGCGCTAGGCCGGCGGCACTTGATCGACGGACGCTGGTGTGACGTGCGCGTGCCTAACAGTAAAGAGGGTGGTGGCGGCGCACCCCGCAAAGTGTTTGTGGGCCGCTGCACAGAGGCCCTGTCCGCTGATGACCTGCGCGAGTACTTTGCTGCCTTTGGTCAGGTGACAGATGTTTTTGTACCCAAACCGTTCCGCGCGTTCAGCTTTGTAACGTTCCTGGACCCAGAGGTTGCTCAATCACTGTGTGGTCAGGACCATATTATCAAAGGTGTATCGGTTAACATCAGTACTGCTTCACCAAAGCGTGAGCGTGGGCGCGGCACCCTGCTTGGCTGGAACGTGCTGCCAGAGCCGCGGGTCTACAACTGGGTGGGCGAGGCATGGCCTCCACCACCCACACAAGCTCCGCCGCTCGACTCCAAGCCCTACCTCAAATATGAGTGA
- the LOC134795760 gene encoding serine/threonine-protein kinase ICK: protein MNRYVVLQQLGDGTYGNVALARRRDSGEYVAIKRMKRKYYSWEEAMALREVKALKKLSHANIVKLREVIREDDTLYFVFEHLRGNLYQLLREQPPREPALRNVLLQVLRGLAHMHRHGFFHRDLKPENLLCSGPELVKIADLGLAREVRSRPPYTQYVSTRWYRAPEVLLRDPAYGAPVDLWAVGCIAAELHTARPLFPGASEIDQLYKIAGVLGAPTRASWPEGLALAEALRFRFPATAPVPLSRVVPGAAPPALALLAALLRYPPRERPTAQQALRFPYFAVGTELGVPPPLSRARRSSVRVEMEPSPAPVPAPAPAVPALAPPRDHFADILGGEVVHETRPEESLRRADTAAARGRSVLAPLAAPAAAAAAPGARGAAAAYLGAARYVAGARIDTSLFHPLAMRSHHETATVGSGAPRVDWAAKYLR from the exons ATGAACCGGTACGTGGTGCTACAGCAGCTGGGCGACGGCACGTACGGGAACGTCGCGCTAGCTCGGCGCCGGGACTCGGGCGAATATGTCGCTATCAAGCGTATGAAACGCAAGTACTACTCGTGGGAGGAGGCCATGGCGTTGCGTGAGGTCAAG GCACTGAAGAAGCTGTCACACGCCAACATAGTGAAGCTTCGTGAAGTGATTCGCGAAGACGACACGCTGTACTTCGTGTTCGAGCATCTGCGGGGGAATCTGTATCAATTGCTTCGCGAGCAACCGCCTCGTGAGCCCGCGCTGCGAAATGTCCTTCTACAG GTACTCCGTGGTCTAGCCCACATGCACCGCCACGGCTTCTTCCACCGCGACCTGAAGCCGGAGAACTTGCTCTGCAGCGGTCCGGAGCTGGTGAAGATAGCCGACCTAGGGCTGGCGCGGGAGGTGCGCTCCCGTCCGCCGTATACGCAGTACGTTTCTACGCGATGGTACCGCGCGCCTGAG GTGCTTCTGCGAGACCCGGCGTACGGCGCCCCCGTGGACCTGTGGGCCGTGGGTTGTATAGCAGCAGAGTTGCATACGGCGCGCCCGCTGTTCCCTGGAGCGTCTGAGATTGACCAG TTGTACAAAATCGCGGGCGTCCTGGGCGCGCCGACGCGCGCGTCGTGGCCAGAAGGGCTGGCGCTGGCGGAGGCGCTGCGCTTCCGCTTCCCGGCCACCGCGCCCGTGCCGCTGTCGCGGGTGGTGCccggcgccgcgccgcccgcgctgGCGCTGCTGGCCGCGCTGCTGCGCTACCCGCCCCGCGAGCGGCCCACCGCGCAGCAGGCGTTGCG GTTTCCATACTTCGCGGTAGGAACTGAACTCGGCGTACCGCCGCCACTGTCTCGTGCAAGAAG GAGTAGTGTGCGCGTGGAGATGGAGCCCTCGCCCGCGCCCGTGCCTGCTCCCGCGCCCGCGGTGCCCGCGCTGGCGCCGCCGCGGGACCATTTTGCCGACATTTTGGG aggcgaggtggtgcacGAGACGCGCCCTGAGGAGTCCCTCCGGCGCGCCGacacggcggcggcgcgcgggcgCAGCGTGCTGGCGCCGctcgccgcccccgccgccgccgccgccgcccccggcgcgcgcggcgccgccgccgcgtaCCTCGGCGCGGCGCGGTACGTCGCCGGCGCGAGGATCGATACGTCGCTGTTCCATCCGCTCGCTATGCGTTCACACCACG AGACAGCGACGGTGGGCAGCGGCGCGCCGCGCGTGGACTGGGCCGCCAAGTACCTTCGCTGA